One window from the genome of Gimesia aquarii encodes:
- the hemA gene encoding glutamyl-tRNA reductase, with amino-acid sequence MNLQVVYCNHQTARLDVREKLAFSSNEQLDSAYSELKKSYPDTEMVVISTCNRVELYTVSQESETGPSHQDLAKFFSEFHQVPVSDFFEDFLERTGPDAVRHLFQVASSLDSMVLGEPQIVNQVKEAYQRATQNALCGPLTHALFQQAIRVSARVRTETQLAEGRVSIASVAVGTFGKGIFEYFDDKTVLIIGAGEMAEETLTYLKDEGVERIIVVNRSFENAQKLAMKVGGEARPCEQLEDYLAEADVIVSTTGATEPIVDVACFERVLQKAGNKTFFILDLGAPRDFEPAVGELNDDIFLYDIDDLEATCEENRRARQQEVEKALEIIDEETERFMHGVYHRATGPIIKQLREQWHDVREQEVEKLFGKLSHLDEKDQELIERSIEQIVNKLLHPPLEVLRHEAREGTPHGLLDALKQLFHIRD; translated from the coding sequence GTGAACCTGCAAGTGGTCTATTGTAATCATCAAACAGCAAGATTGGATGTTCGTGAGAAACTGGCATTTTCTTCGAACGAACAGTTGGATAGCGCTTATTCCGAGTTGAAAAAATCTTATCCCGATACGGAAATGGTGGTGATATCAACCTGCAATCGGGTCGAACTTTATACTGTCAGTCAGGAGTCTGAGACAGGACCCTCTCATCAGGACCTGGCAAAATTCTTTTCCGAATTTCACCAGGTTCCAGTCAGCGATTTTTTTGAAGATTTTCTTGAGAGAACAGGTCCCGATGCGGTAAGGCATCTGTTTCAGGTTGCTTCAAGTCTCGACAGTATGGTGTTAGGCGAGCCACAGATTGTCAATCAGGTTAAGGAAGCGTATCAACGCGCCACTCAAAATGCCTTATGCGGTCCGTTAACACATGCATTATTCCAGCAGGCAATTCGCGTTTCTGCCCGTGTACGGACTGAAACTCAACTTGCTGAAGGGCGAGTTTCGATTGCCAGTGTCGCTGTCGGAACGTTTGGAAAGGGAATTTTTGAATACTTCGACGACAAAACGGTTTTAATTATTGGTGCCGGCGAAATGGCAGAAGAGACTCTGACCTATTTAAAAGATGAGGGTGTAGAACGCATTATTGTTGTCAATCGCAGTTTTGAAAATGCGCAAAAGCTGGCGATGAAAGTTGGTGGCGAGGCAAGGCCTTGTGAGCAATTGGAAGACTATCTTGCCGAGGCTGATGTGATTGTCAGCACGACCGGCGCCACCGAGCCGATTGTTGATGTGGCCTGCTTTGAACGCGTTTTACAGAAAGCAGGGAATAAAACGTTTTTCATACTCGATCTGGGGGCGCCTCGCGATTTCGAGCCTGCTGTGGGCGAACTCAACGATGATATCTTTCTTTATGATATCGATGATTTAGAAGCGACGTGCGAAGAAAATCGCCGAGCACGACAACAAGAAGTGGAAAAAGCGCTGGAAATCATTGACGAAGAAACAGAACGGTTCATGCACGGGGTCTATCATCGGGCTACAGGTCCGATTATTAAACAGCTCAGAGAACAATGGCACGACGTGCGCGAGCAGGAAGTTGAGAAGCTATTCGGAAAACTATCGCACTTGGATGAAAAAGATCAAGAATTAATTGAACGTTCCATCGAACAAATCGTGAATAAACTTTTACATCCCCCACTGGAAGTGCTAAGGCATGAAGCGAGGGAAGGGACCCCGCATGGTTTACTCGATGCGCTTAAGCAGTTATTCCATATTCGAGACTAA
- the panD gene encoding aspartate 1-decarboxylase, whose protein sequence is MKRVLLKSKIHRATVTEANLEYNGSVTIDQELMDAADIVEYEQVQIYNITSGTRLTTYAISGESGSGVICINGAAAHLVQPQDLVIIASYAEYKVKGSGKHQPKVVLVDGQNHPVPAEMPIAFGSK, encoded by the coding sequence ATGAAACGCGTTTTACTTAAGTCAAAAATCCATCGCGCTACGGTTACTGAGGCCAATCTGGAATACAATGGAAGTGTTACCATTGATCAGGAACTGATGGATGCTGCTGACATCGTAGAGTATGAGCAGGTGCAAATTTATAATATCACTTCCGGAACTCGTCTAACCACGTATGCGATTTCAGGCGAGTCTGGTTCAGGCGTGATTTGTATCAATGGTGCTGCTGCTCACTTAGTTCAGCCTCAAGATTTAGTCATTATTGCCAGCTACGCCGAGTACAAAGTCAAAGGGTCTGGTAAACACCAGCCGAAAGTGGTTCTGGTAGATGGACAAAATCATCCTGTTCCAGCAGAGATGCCCATTGCTTTTGGTTCCAAATGA
- a CDS encoding sigma-54 interaction domain-containing protein, producing the protein MEDDRPILEDMVGNSSAMRNVYRLTRRAASTSSTVLLTGETGTGKELIARAVHELSPRATGPFIRVNCGALSESLLESELFGHIKGAFTSAVENRTGRFEAAHGGTIFLDEINSVSFTLQVKLLRVLQEHEFERVGDTRSIQVDCRIVAATNRDLMDEIEAGRFREDLYYRLNVIPIDLPPLRDRADDIPELIHFFAKQFSAVEKVALPHFSEEVLSTFKNYAWPGNVRELQNYVERLIVLSGEEGPSLDLLPGHVTGRAVPRSLPSKTQDPESLCRELVSLQLRDVGESSTNVHAQVVSQVEKELILQVLRSCQGVQTKTATRLGINRNTLHKKISEYELESEAR; encoded by the coding sequence ATGGAAGACGATCGCCCCATATTAGAAGACATGGTCGGCAATAGTTCGGCTATGCGAAATGTATATCGTTTGACTCGTCGTGCTGCCAGTACATCATCCACAGTATTATTAACGGGTGAAACGGGGACAGGAAAAGAATTAATTGCCAGGGCAGTTCACGAGTTAAGTCCTCGTGCCACAGGACCTTTCATCCGAGTGAACTGTGGTGCGTTGAGTGAAAGTCTACTGGAAAGTGAGCTCTTTGGGCATATTAAAGGTGCTTTCACCAGTGCAGTAGAAAATCGGACTGGTCGTTTCGAAGCAGCACATGGTGGAACGATTTTTCTCGATGAAATCAATTCTGTGAGCTTTACTTTGCAGGTGAAATTATTGCGAGTGCTGCAAGAGCATGAATTTGAGAGAGTAGGGGATACACGATCAATTCAAGTAGACTGTCGAATTGTTGCGGCAACGAATCGTGATCTAATGGATGAAATTGAAGCGGGACGATTTCGCGAGGATTTGTATTATCGTCTAAATGTCATCCCGATTGACTTGCCCCCATTACGAGATCGTGCTGATGATATTCCGGAATTGATACACTTTTTTGCAAAACAGTTTTCAGCTGTAGAAAAAGTTGCATTACCTCATTTTTCGGAGGAGGTTTTGTCGACTTTTAAGAATTATGCCTGGCCAGGAAATGTCAGAGAACTGCAAAATTATGTAGAACGTCTAATTGTACTATCGGGTGAAGAGGGGCCATCCCTCGATTTATTACCAGGACACGTCACAGGGAGAGCGGTTCCTCGTTCACTACCTTCCAAAACACAAGATCCCGAATCTTTGTGCCGTGAACTAGTGAGTTTGCAATTACGGGATGTAGGTGAATCCTCAACCAATGTGCATGCTCAGGTTGTTTCGCAAGTGGAAAAAGAGTTGATTTTGCAGGTTTTACGATCTTGTCAAGGTGTTCAGACGAAAACCGCCACCCGTTTAGGAATTAACCGGAATACACTTCATAAAAAAATATCAGAATACGAATTAGAATCTGAGGCAAGATGA
- the ccsA gene encoding cytochrome c biogenesis protein CcsA, with translation MLTEVTVFCFMASYLVAFGLEVARFKHKKNRYLRSLIFFSSLAGLVAQTAYIFKRSSETQLPPLLSSSHDWLIVFSWLLVAIFLFVNLVDKELAIGLFLFPLVLALVIASYFVDNDTNMLVEPAIRSWAMLHASLLVLGGVGIVLCFVISAMYLIQHRRLKQKQNFSEGFNLPSLAKLARLNRWALMISVPLLTVGMGIGIGLGVYVQKGPHSVSFFDPVIIVYEIVWVIMMISVIFILRTKRPNQKHIAQLTIWTGGLLLLTFIGIQILANVRILNFDSWHSQYSAPFGESQRSTAGRIVS, from the coding sequence ATGTTGACGGAAGTTACGGTTTTCTGTTTTATGGCCAGTTATCTGGTTGCTTTCGGGTTGGAAGTGGCTAGATTCAAGCATAAAAAAAACAGGTATCTTCGATCTTTGATCTTTTTCTCTTCCCTCGCTGGTTTGGTAGCACAGACTGCCTACATCTTTAAACGCTCTAGCGAGACACAGTTACCACCATTATTAAGCTCATCGCATGATTGGTTAATTGTGTTTTCGTGGTTGTTAGTGGCGATCTTCCTGTTCGTTAATCTAGTCGATAAAGAACTCGCTATTGGTTTATTTCTGTTTCCTCTGGTTCTGGCTTTAGTAATTGCATCCTACTTTGTGGATAACGACACAAATATGCTGGTCGAACCAGCCATTCGATCTTGGGCGATGTTGCATGCTTCCTTACTGGTCTTAGGGGGCGTGGGAATTGTACTTTGTTTTGTGATCAGCGCCATGTACCTGATTCAACACCGTCGATTAAAGCAGAAACAGAATTTTTCTGAAGGTTTCAACCTTCCCAGTCTGGCAAAACTGGCACGTTTGAATCGCTGGGCCTTAATGATTTCTGTTCCACTTTTAACTGTCGGTATGGGAATCGGTATTGGTTTAGGGGTCTATGTGCAAAAAGGGCCACATTCTGTCTCCTTTTTTGATCCGGTAATTATCGTTTATGAAATCGTTTGGGTGATCATGATGATTAGTGTGATTTTCATCCTCAGAACAAAACGGCCTAATCAAAAACATATTGCACAATTAACTATCTGGACCGGTGGATTGTTGCTCTTAACTTTCATTGGTATTCAAATACTGGCAAATGTTCGCATACTGAACTTTGATTCCTGGCACTCGCAATATTCAGCTCCGTTTGGGGAATCTCAGAGATCAACTGCAGGAAGGATCGTTTCGTGA